CTCCTCCTTGGACAGATCCTTCACACCCGCCTGCAGGTCCCGATGGAGGCAGTTCAGCAGGAACTCCTGTCCATGCACACAGGGAGCGGTGAACTAGCATAATTCACAAAGCAGGCCAGCCATTGAGGAGTGTGGCTGGGACAGGCTCACCTGACGGCGGATCTCCTCTTTGATGCTCTCCTGGGTGTCAGGCAATGCTGGCATGGTGGCCATGTTGGACCAGCGCAGAGGACGGATGGCTGGCTTCAGAAGCACATCCCCAAAGAGCTCCTTCACGTGGGTGAAGAAGATGTATAGCACGCGGTTCCCAATCTGAAGAAGGGGTGATAAATTACTGTCCACAGCTCCCATCAACAAGCTCCCACACTCAGCTCAAGCATCCAGGGGCATTATCACTGCGGGGCATTAACATCCAGGGACCTTAGCACTGCAGAGCATTGGCATCCTGGGGCATTAGCACTGCAGAGCATTGGCATCCTGGGGCATTAGCACTGCAGAGCATTGGAATCCTGGGGCATTAGTACTACAGAGCATTAGCACTGCGGGGCATTAGCATCCAGGGACATTAGCACTGCAGAGCATTGGCATCCTGGGGCATTAGCATCCAGGGACATTAGCACTGCAGAGCATTGGCATCCTGGGGCATTATCACTGCAGAGCATTGGCATCCTGAGGCATTAGCACTACAGAGCATTAGCACTGTGGGGCATTACCACCGTGGCACATCGTCACTGCAGGGCATTAGCTTGGTGGGCGTTAAGTTCTTGGGGCATTATCTTCGCAGAGCATTAGCATCATGGAGCATTAGCATCCTGGGGCATTATCACTGCAGGGCATTAGAACTGTTCTATATTAGCATCCTGGGGCATTATCACTGCAGGGCATTAGAACTGCTCTATATAAGCATCCTGGGGCATTATCTACAGTGCAATTAGCACCCTGGAACATTTTCACCAGGGGGATTAACATCCAGGGACATTATCACCATAGATCATGGGTGGCGAACCTGACCCATGGTTTTTGTGGACGattaattttataaaatgaacaaaaagaCAAATCATTAATTGCAGTTATTTGTATAACAATTAATCGTCAACAAAAATTTCATGATCATGACAGCCCTAGGTGGGACAAAGACCGCTGTTTTGAATATTGGGTGGGATGTGTCCCCCCCATGCATAACACCTGCTGATTAAAATACTGGGGCTTAGACATTCATCATCACTGGCTCTGCGAATATAAAATGGGTGACTGCAGGCTCACACTGACAGCATGGGATCAGAGTTCCTCATTCTGAATGACAGGATAAATCAGGCATCTTACAGCTTCAGACATTCAGCACTGCACTTCTGAAGCTTTTAGACTGACAATCTTTCTGGAGATCAATAGCCAGAACTTCCCAGCATAAAATAAGTCTTTTTGAAGGAAGTCTTTGTGATCGACTCCGGTGCCCCCCACCCGAGGGTGAGGCCAAACCAGGCAGAGCtggatttattcattttctctAGTGAATGGAAATCCTGCACCACAGCTGTAACTGTAAGGTGTAACCGATTAAGAAACACAAATGGCTGTAGTGATAACAGATCACACAGCACAGCCCCTGCTAATATCAGAAAGCAGGGCTTTTTATACATGGAGGTTTCAGTCACAAATTACAGACCCTTCTTACGTTTGACGGAACAGAAGCAAAACAGTCACGCTCGCCTGTTTTGTGATGCAGTCCTCTGTCTACTCTCTAACCTACACCGTACATTCGCTCCGTCCAAGTGTCGCAAGGCCTGACCTGCACCGTGGGGTTGAGGACAATAGAGATGTTCTGGATGTTCATCTTGGTGTCGGCCTCCCTGCCAATGACGTGGTCCATGTGGGTGATGAGCcaggccagcaggaggcgcccaAAGGCAGGAGCCTCGGCCAGCAGCCGCTGGCACTCCTGCACCTTGTCGGCCTCGGTAGGCCGGCCACAGGCCTCCTCCAGGCGGGCCGCCACATCGCGGCCCAGCAGACTGTCAGGTAGCTCACGCAGGTACTGCTTCAGGAGGCTGGCCACCGTGTGGGGGTCATACTCCTCCAGGCAGGGACACTCCTCACGGTCGTATGCCGCCTTCAGTTCATCCACCTTGGACTTCATccctgcgggggaggggggaggcagcACATGACAGTGAAGGTGGGCGCAGTGAAGGTGGGCACAGAGGGCACAGGGGGGTCAGAGAGGCCACAGCCGGCAGGAACAGGGAGCTCCATGACCTACCTGAGACACGGTAGATGCCCTCGCACTTCATGCCGTAATTCTCAATGTAGGTGACACACTCCCTGAAGATGGCGGGCAGCTGGATGCCGTCATAGAGCGCCGTCCTCTTCACGGCCTCGTCCAGCGGCACCCCGAAGACAGGCCGGCATGATGGCACCTCAGCGGGGACAGGCTCCAGCTCACCGCTcggtttcttcttcttcttcttttctttcCATTGCTTCACCACGTCCGCTGCTGTCAGGTCCTTGGACTTCTTTTCCTTGGCCTTGTCCTCCTTGGGCTTCTCCTTCACCTTGAAGTCCTTCTCCTTCTTCTTGGAAAAGCTGGGCTTCTTGAACACATGGATGCCCTTGGAGCGCTTCATTTTAGATGGGCTCTCAGCCTCGTCTGCCGAACTGTCCTCCTGAAAGGCGGCGTAGCCCTCAGCTTGTTAGGCAcggaaaataaaaaatggagAGTGGAGGGTTAGAACACAACCCCAATCTCAAAAGTACGCAAGCACAGGATAAGGGGTAAGGGAGAATGTAGGAGTACAGAAGACGGGAGGTCAGTTCTGACCCCACTGGCCCTCCCTCCCCCGAGACAGAGCCCTTTCCCCACTGGCCCTCCCTCCCCCGAGACAGAGCCCTTTCCCCACTGGCCCTCCCTCCCCCGAGACAGAGCCCTTTCCCCACTGGCCCTCCCACCCCCGAGACAGAGCCCTTTCCCCACTGGCCCTCCCTCCCCCGAGACAGAGCCCTTTCCCCACTGGCCCTCCCTCCCCCGAGACAGAGCCCTTTCCCCACTGGCCCTCCCTCCCCCGAGACAGAGCCCTTTCCCCACTGGCCCTCCCTCCCCTGAGACAGAGCC
The Paramormyrops kingsleyae isolate MSU_618 chromosome 4, PKINGS_0.4, whole genome shotgun sequence genome window above contains:
- the ralbp1 gene encoding ralA-binding protein 1; the encoded protein is MTECFLPPSSSPGEQRRPEAPGGVARTPSSEEISPTKFPGLYRTGEPSPPHDGHHHEPPDAASDDDKEHSKKKNKFKKKEKRTEGYAAFQEDSSADEAESPSKMKRSKGIHVFKKPSFSKKKEKDFKVKEKPKEDKAKEKKSKDLTAADVVKQWKEKKKKKKPSGELEPVPAEVPSCRPVFGVPLDEAVKRTALYDGIQLPAIFRECVTYIENYGMKCEGIYRVSGMKSKVDELKAAYDREECPCLEEYDPHTVASLLKQYLRELPDSLLGRDVAARLEEACGRPTEADKVQECQRLLAEAPAFGRLLLAWLITHMDHVIGREADTKMNIQNISIVLNPTVQIGNRVLYIFFTHVKELFGDVLLKPAIRPLRWSNMATMPALPDTQESIKEEIRRQEFLLNCLHRDLQAGVKDLSKEERLWEVQRILTALKRKLREAKRQECETKIAQEIASLSKEDVSKEEMTENEEEVINILLAQENEILTEQEELIALEQVLRRQIATEKEEVERLRAEIADIQSRQQARSETEEYSSDSESESEDEEELQIILEDLQRQNEELENKNTHLNQAIHEEQEAIIELRVQLRLLQSHKLQQEQVAQSVQAGQPSQPSPEARPEEPGKRSATQPTVPAGDSPAPSNGKVTKEVLKPSPSKDRWETNL